The Candidatus Methylomirabilota bacterium genome has a window encoding:
- a CDS encoding adenylate/guanylate cyclase domain-containing protein, whose translation MDRPETRFAWNGDVSLAYQVCGEGSTDLVYLQGYCSNVDVNWESAALSRFLRGLARYTRLIVTDRRGWGCSERFTPGSVPDIDNLTDDVLAVLKATRSERASIMATYESTIVASLFAATYPERTRSLILIDPQVTYLPTEETPWMPSRARWQEQIQAVRDTWGTLDWWDAPAGPEREWFARYARGSVTPGGLAAELTSYLHTDIRAVLSTIQVPTLVLVDSDRFYEVLPETGHFVARKIPGARVIEHSSRGGPHFHWYARGEPIVAEVRRFLAEIGEEEASFDRILATILFTDIVESTRRAAELGDRRWRDVVLRHHSTVRGLLARYRGNEIDTAGDGFFASFDGPARAVRCAMAIADAVRPLGIEVRAGLHTGEVERIGVKLGGLAVNIGARVAALAHPSEVLVSQTVRDLMFGSGLTFADRGSHELKGVPGVWGLYAARKEGGGPDPLASPA comes from the coding sequence ATGGACCGGCCCGAGACACGCTTCGCATGGAACGGCGACGTCTCGCTCGCCTACCAGGTCTGCGGAGAGGGTTCAACTGACCTCGTCTATCTCCAGGGCTACTGCTCCAACGTCGACGTGAACTGGGAGAGTGCCGCGCTCTCCCGCTTCTTGCGTGGTCTGGCAAGGTACACCCGCCTGATCGTGACCGACCGCCGCGGCTGGGGCTGCTCCGAGCGGTTCACGCCGGGGTCCGTGCCAGACATCGACAACCTGACGGACGACGTCCTCGCGGTGCTCAAGGCGACGCGGTCGGAGCGCGCGTCGATCATGGCCACGTACGAATCCACGATCGTGGCGTCACTCTTCGCGGCCACGTATCCCGAGCGCACGAGATCACTCATCCTCATCGACCCGCAGGTCACCTACCTCCCGACCGAGGAGACGCCCTGGATGCCTTCGCGGGCGCGCTGGCAGGAGCAGATCCAGGCCGTGCGCGACACCTGGGGCACGCTGGACTGGTGGGACGCCCCCGCCGGGCCGGAGCGCGAGTGGTTCGCCCGCTACGCTCGGGGCTCGGTCACGCCCGGCGGGCTGGCGGCCGAGCTCACGAGCTACCTGCACACGGACATCCGCGCCGTACTTTCTACGATTCAGGTTCCCACCCTCGTGCTCGTCGACAGCGATCGTTTCTACGAGGTGCTCCCCGAGACCGGGCACTTCGTCGCCCGCAAGATCCCGGGCGCCCGCGTCATCGAGCATTCGAGCCGCGGTGGGCCGCACTTCCACTGGTACGCGCGGGGCGAGCCGATCGTTGCCGAGGTGCGACGATTCCTCGCCGAGATCGGTGAGGAGGAGGCGTCGTTCGACCGCATCCTCGCGACCATCCTCTTCACCGACATCGTCGAGTCGACGCGGCGCGCCGCCGAGCTCGGCGACCGGCGCTGGCGCGACGTGGTGCTGCGGCACCACTCGACGGTGCGAGGGCTGCTCGCCCGCTATCGGGGGAACGAGATTGACACGGCGGGCGACGGCTTTTTCGCCTCGTTCGACGGGCCCGCCCGCGCCGTCCGCTGTGCCATGGCGATTGCCGACGCGGTGCGGCCGCTCGGGATCGAAGTGCGCGCCGGGCTCCATACCGGTGAGGTGGAGCGAATAGGGGTCAAGCTCGGAGGGCTCGCCGTCAACATCGGCGCTCGCGTGGCGGCCCTGGCCCATCCGTCGGAGGTACTCGTATCCCAGACCGTACGGGACCTCATGTTCGGATCCGGCCTGACCTTCGCCGACCGTGGCTCGCACGAGCTCAAGGGCGTGCCCGGTGTGTGGGGTTTGTACGCGGCCCGGAAGGAAGGTGGCGGGCCCGACCCGCTCGCCTCGCCGGCGTGA